In the genome of Treponema pedis, one region contains:
- a CDS encoding DNA translocase FtsK has translation MNVESKYRILSIILGIVFFLLSVYIALSVLLPIFGVAEIISPFSRIGFILFSTYKFSSLLIPFILLYSAILLIIPGWSTHSKAVLAGMPIYFFTCVLGEHLIYFLIPKITNTAIKDFANASIVLCTGLLILLEVFLSLIIAEKARHKIIKNCDNDDDEFAEDIVGDGYHSVNQNTTIDLQYNKNDIFLKRFIGKPSYLPSASVLTHEQFLKTGIANESEQHESIKSFEKIAADINVDIGGNVIPGKKPDLIDSLVVIETEDIKLDSDIEELEVQEETKSDDNNELLEDNPSTENAADLNGSDTENTEGVFNEHADMDDTEDDDEECIEVSGTEEDISDEEEDSCESGYENGSGENSEPDSIEISAAQPLKPKAEEKVKGYHIPYDLLTKYPGNEYWIIDDSTKAAAIALKNTFAEFSIDIEITGIRKGPVVTMFEVLPPPGIKLGKITALQDNIALRLAAQSVRIVAPIPGKQAVGIEVPNKMRAIVGFRELIETDIPDTKKMGIPVVLGKDVTGEPQTLDLCQTPHLLIAGATGSGKSVCVNSIILSILYNKSPEEVKLLLVDPKIVELKLYNGIGHLLTPVITEPKKALQGLQYCICEMERRYAMLDGMSVRDIKSYNRKIRREKLAAETLPYIVIIIDEFADLMATTGKELEATVSRLCAMSRAVGIHLVLATQRPSTNVITGLIKANIPSRIAFMVASRIDSQIILDNNGAEKLLGRGDMLYVSTATPFPARIQGTFVSDDEVEQVVEHVKTFGEPDYIDDEIFIDDDDYTQGSLFEDESDPLYDEALEIVLAEGKASASYIQRKLKIGYNRAARIVEEMEARGVVGPANGSKPREVL, from the coding sequence TTGAATGTAGAATCAAAGTATAGAATTTTATCTATAATATTGGGAATAGTATTTTTTCTCTTATCCGTATATATCGCTCTTTCGGTATTACTGCCTATTTTCGGAGTTGCCGAAATAATTTCTCCTTTTTCAAGAATCGGTTTTATACTTTTTTCCACTTATAAATTTTCTTCGCTTTTAATACCTTTTATCTTACTTTATTCCGCAATTCTTTTAATCATACCCGGTTGGAGTACACATTCAAAAGCCGTTTTGGCGGGAATGCCGATATATTTTTTTACTTGTGTGCTGGGCGAACACTTAATTTATTTTTTAATTCCTAAAATTACAAATACGGCAATAAAAGACTTTGCCAATGCTTCAATTGTACTTTGTACGGGGCTTTTAATTTTACTGGAAGTATTTCTTTCACTTATAATTGCGGAAAAGGCAAGACATAAAATTATTAAAAATTGTGATAACGATGATGATGAATTTGCGGAAGACATTGTAGGAGACGGGTATCATTCCGTAAATCAAAACACAACTATTGATTTACAGTATAATAAAAACGATATTTTTTTAAAAAGATTTATAGGAAAACCTTCTTATCTTCCTTCGGCATCTGTTTTAACTCATGAACAATTTTTAAAAACGGGAATAGCAAACGAATCCGAACAGCATGAATCTATAAAATCTTTTGAAAAAATTGCTGCGGATATAAATGTCGATATAGGCGGGAATGTTATTCCCGGGAAAAAACCTGATTTAATCGATTCTCTCGTTGTAATTGAAACTGAAGATATAAAACTTGACTCCGATATTGAAGAGCTGGAAGTTCAAGAAGAGACGAAAAGCGATGATAATAACGAACTCTTAGAAGATAATCCAAGTACGGAAAATGCCGCCGATTTAAACGGAAGCGACACGGAAAATACGGAAGGCGTTTTTAACGAGCATGCGGATATGGACGATACTGAAGATGACGATGAAGAATGCATTGAAGTTTCCGGTACGGAAGAAGATATATCCGATGAAGAAGAGGATTCCTGTGAGAGCGGGTATGAAAACGGAAGCGGGGAAAACTCGGAACCCGATTCTATAGAAATAAGCGCTGCACAGCCTTTAAAACCTAAAGCCGAAGAAAAGGTAAAAGGCTATCATATTCCTTATGATTTATTAACAAAATATCCGGGAAATGAATATTGGATAATAGACGATTCCACAAAAGCGGCGGCAATCGCTTTAAAAAACACCTTCGCCGAATTCAGTATAGATATTGAAATTACAGGAATACGTAAAGGCCCTGTAGTAACAATGTTCGAAGTGCTGCCTCCGCCGGGTATTAAACTCGGGAAAATTACCGCCCTTCAGGATAATATCGCTTTAAGACTTGCGGCACAAAGCGTGCGTATTGTAGCACCTATCCCCGGTAAGCAGGCAGTCGGAATTGAAGTGCCTAATAAAATGAGAGCTATTGTAGGTTTCCGCGAGTTAATAGAAACGGATATTCCCGATACAAAAAAAATGGGTATTCCCGTGGTGTTGGGTAAAGATGTAACCGGAGAACCTCAAACCTTGGACCTTTGTCAAACGCCGCACTTGCTTATTGCAGGAGCTACCGGTTCCGGTAAATCCGTTTGTGTAAATTCCATAATTCTTTCCATATTGTATAATAAAAGCCCTGAAGAAGTTAAATTGCTTTTAGTTGACCCTAAAATTGTCGAATTAAAACTTTATAACGGAATAGGTCATTTGCTTACACCCGTAATTACGGAACCTAAGAAGGCATTGCAGGGTTTGCAATATTGTATTTGCGAAATGGAAAGACGCTATGCTATGCTGGACGGAATGAGCGTACGCGATATAAAAAGCTATAATAGAAAAATCCGCCGTGAAAAACTTGCCGCCGAAACTCTTCCCTATATTGTAATTATAATAGACGAATTTGCAGACTTAATGGCAACTACCGGCAAGGAGTTGGAGGCAACCGTTTCCAGACTTTGCGCGATGAGCCGTGCGGTAGGAATTCACTTGGTACTTGCAACACAGCGGCCGTCAACAAATGTTATAACCGGCTTAATTAAAGCGAATATTCCGAGCCGTATTGCCTTTATGGTTGCTTCCCGCATAGACAGCCAAATTATTTTAGATAATAACGGAGCCGAAAAACTTTTAGGACGCGGCGATATGCTTTATGTAAGCACCGCAACTCCATTCCCCGCACGTATTCAAGGAACCTTTGTTTCCGATGATGAGGTTGAACAAGTTGTAGAACACGTAAAAACTTTCGGAGAGCCCGATTATATCGATGATGAAATCTTTATTGACGATGATGATTATACACAGGGCTCCTTATTTGAAGATGAAAGCGACCCTCTTTATGACGAAGCTTTGGAAATAGTCTTAGCTGAAGGAAAGGCATCGGCTTCATATATTCAGCGTAAACTTAAAATAGGCTATAACAGAGCCGCCCGTATAGTGGAAGAAATGGAAGCCAGAGGAGTTGTAGGCCCTGCAAACGGTTCAAAACCGCGTGAAGTTTTATAA
- a CDS encoding undecaprenyl-diphosphate phosphatase, which yields MTILQAIILGAIQGLAEFLPISSSGHLAIAEYFFKQESLPILFDILLHLATLAAVCTVFAKKIARLFCVLGRYITGKQKPEDKEDIKMIRAIILATSVTGVIGIILKDWVKNIDVKIVPFFFIVTGFVLILSSFIKPKKQKKEPCIISALAVGAAQGIGVIPGISRSGSTISASLFSGLTRETAGEFSFLLSVPAILAAFILELKSADTLLVGISIPALVAGMTSAFIVGFFSLKFLLGLIKKGKLVYFSFYLIPLGIGLSIYFWGFAG from the coding sequence ATGACAATTTTACAGGCAATTATTTTGGGTGCGATTCAGGGTTTGGCGGAATTTTTACCTATTTCAAGTTCCGGCCATTTGGCGATTGCGGAGTATTTTTTTAAGCAAGAAAGCCTTCCCATTCTTTTCGATATTCTTTTACATCTTGCAACTCTTGCCGCCGTATGTACGGTTTTTGCGAAAAAAATAGCCCGACTTTTTTGCGTCTTGGGAAGATATATTACCGGAAAACAAAAACCCGAAGATAAAGAGGATATTAAAATGATTCGGGCAATTATACTTGCCACTTCGGTTACAGGAGTAATAGGAATAATTTTAAAAGATTGGGTAAAAAATATAGATGTCAAAATCGTTCCGTTTTTTTTCATCGTAACGGGATTTGTACTTATTCTTTCGTCTTTTATTAAGCCTAAAAAACAAAAAAAAGAACCTTGTATTATATCGGCTTTGGCGGTCGGCGCTGCGCAGGGTATAGGGGTTATCCCGGGTATTTCGCGTTCCGGAAGTACTATTTCAGCCTCTCTATTTTCAGGTTTGACACGCGAAACTGCGGGAGAATTTTCATTTCTTCTTTCCGTTCCCGCAATACTTGCAGCATTTATACTCGAGTTAAAATCTGCCGATACTTTACTTGTTGGGATAAGCATTCCGGCTCTTGTTGCAGGAATGACTTCAGCCTTTATAGTAGGATTTTTTTCTCTTAAATTTTTGCTCGGACTTATAAAAAAAGGAAAACTTGTATATTTTTCTTTTTATCTAATCCCGCTTGGAATAGGATTAAGCATTTACTTTTGGGGGTTTGCAGGATAA